ctGATATAAATCTAATCatgttctaaaatatattttaaacattgttATAATCTTACAATAATCAAATACTAATTAACAAGGTGTTTTGCCCACACATAGGAAATAAACGTCTTATGAATACttattaagttttgttttattggaaaaataatagtatatattactgaagttaattatttttaaccagaaaatatttttatttctcttGGTGTAAATAAAATAGGGGaaaaacaaacaatttttttttcataatatagtTAGTTTTTGGTAGGCCTTAGAttttgaaccaaaccaaacttcccaaaccaaaccaaaattttggttagGTCGTCCAGAAGTTTGGTTCGATATTGtaggttttctaaaaaaaattggttttcatTTCAGTTTGGTTCGACAATCAGTTACTTTGGTTTTCTTCTTAAAAGAATTATAACTATACTAACTATTTTTGAATAACTAACCAAATTTATATGGAATTTTAgcaaaattaaaccgatatctaactgtaataaaacattttggtaGGCTTTTtaaaaccgaactaaccgaatACTGTACCAAACTCTATTTCTGGTTAATTCGGTAATATGTAAGTTGAACCGAACTAACCCGAAAATGAACTACCGAACTGAATATTCTGAATTAACCAAACCCGCATGTTTAGCTTTCGGTATTGTTTTGATAAAACCGGACTGAAGTATACACCTTTcataaaaactgaaaaagatgtaaatattaattaaaacctCTTAAGAAATTGCTGACACTTGGATGACCAAAGTTTGACCACATGAAATTGTTACCATTTAGGAAAGTTTGACCACATAAAACAATTACCAAAATGAAATGGTTGATGTTTACTATAAGAAAGCCACCTCCCTTCTATTCAGCACACACATTACCTAGTTTCGTTTGAAGAAAACGGTTTTTCCTTtacttctataaataaattattcattactTTATTTAAAATCTCCCAAATTATACAACCTTCACATTACATTATTTGAATTCCAAATAGTTTTTCTGTTTTCAatgatctttttgtttttatgcggtttttgttaatatttcaGGGTTTTCTCCCTAACAAAAATGAGTGATCATAATTCAAACGACAATGGTACAAAACCGATCAGTGAGACGTCGTCTGGAACCATCTTAACAACTCCTCAGTCTGAACGAAGATCTGGTGGTATCGTTGAAAGAGTGTCTGCAAGGATAGGAAGAGATATTCCACCGCTCAATATGGAAGGCATCAGCCGATTTGCTAATTCTTTCGGGAACCAGAATCTTGTTCATTTTCCTATTAGCGTAACATCTCCAGGATTCAGTAGTCTCTCTCCATCTTTGCAATCTCCAAATATGTTCACTAACTCTTCTTCACAGGTAagtaacaatgtgtttaataaGTTTAATATTGATCTCtacatgttatatatattttaatatatgataaaactaaatgtttattGTCTTTGTGTAACTTATGTTTCAAGATTATCCCTCCGAGTCCAATCCCGAATGACGCGACTCAGGAGATGGTGGAAAGTT
The window above is part of the Brassica napus cultivar Da-Ae chromosome C3, Da-Ae, whole genome shotgun sequence genome. Proteins encoded here:
- the LOC125583374 gene encoding probable WRKY transcription factor 10; the protein is MSDHNSNDNGTKPISETSSGTILTTPQSERRSGGIVERVSARIGRDIPPLNMEGISRFANSFGNQNLVHFPISVTSPGFSSLSPSLQSPNMFTNSSSQIIPPSPIPNDATQEMVESSGGAHGTMMISNNNLPHQPLDIDLPPQGCKKGTADIPTEESADITSHESNADPIGAPLLPSFDSEVVAEKDATNLSSLKSDREDDDKDK